The proteins below are encoded in one region of Shewanella algae:
- a CDS encoding FUSC family protein, whose protein sequence is MSPTLAVFLTPDKRTLIFATKGVIAMALALTAALYLDLERPYWALVSAVFLQMRPESGLVLEKGLCQIIGTLVGGVVGIAILSGFYNAPELAILTLTLWLGLNSALSAMVRHINFVYAFAMAGITPCLIVLLVMVNPATANSETIFAVAHSRVSEIIVGAICATLVSQLLWPVRVTEGLQKQTRTIVNQTLEYLTLELDLNGSHENRHQQIDAILESLAEASDDANALSYEGPEGPGRSRAANLLFNKVLSLLAVIQIFGRLQRNHEELMTGTLSGLIRTLKSNFKAMSESDDFHFCYELAHRQRREIIHYRNTHACISPLESRLLKTASELASDLVLVLRAFKALESPDKTLLNAPAMQTHRDPLLGLITGVRTMLIFLIGAGIWIGTASSAALMIMTMPVIFSIMMARLPLPLLSMILRRLLIGVMIAIPVAIFYALELLAQSSGDIEIMLLVLAGPFFIGLMALANRATLPYGLGFCIPFAILVSPSKDMTQAFAIDSTLSKAMAIFVGVSILYWLFKLVTEPGVKMMQQRLLNATRKDLIDMVKQDKPEDWFNARMADRLLRLANYERSSQSSNRTLTDLGLTGLNLGHVSVRLRRLLASISDSQLDELLQDWQLALANAFILCSRGENPPEFRASCERLLARLQTDGLAQEQLEMVQGMFERLIMTFERSAAMISNANAPATQAESVPKQEQESTSEQKP, encoded by the coding sequence CTGTCTCCCACGCTGGCAGTATTCCTGACCCCGGACAAGCGCACACTGATCTTCGCCACCAAAGGGGTGATTGCCATGGCGCTGGCGCTGACGGCGGCGCTCTACCTGGACTTGGAGCGCCCCTACTGGGCGCTGGTGTCGGCGGTATTCCTGCAGATGCGCCCCGAAAGTGGCCTGGTGCTTGAAAAAGGCCTTTGTCAGATAATAGGCACATTGGTAGGCGGGGTTGTCGGCATAGCGATTCTCAGCGGCTTTTACAACGCTCCCGAACTGGCCATCCTCACCCTGACGCTGTGGCTGGGTCTGAACTCGGCGCTGTCGGCCATGGTGCGCCATATCAACTTTGTCTACGCCTTCGCTATGGCGGGGATCACCCCCTGTCTTATTGTGCTCTTGGTAATGGTCAACCCTGCCACCGCCAACAGTGAAACCATCTTCGCCGTCGCCCATTCCAGGGTCAGTGAAATCATAGTCGGCGCCATCTGTGCCACTCTGGTGAGCCAGTTGCTGTGGCCAGTCAGAGTCACCGAAGGGCTGCAGAAACAAACCCGAACAATAGTCAACCAGACGTTGGAATACCTCACGCTGGAGCTGGATCTCAACGGCTCCCATGAAAACCGCCATCAACAGATAGATGCGATTCTCGAATCACTGGCAGAAGCCAGTGACGATGCCAACGCCCTCAGCTACGAGGGGCCGGAAGGCCCTGGACGCAGTCGTGCGGCCAATTTGTTATTCAACAAGGTGTTGTCATTGCTCGCCGTGATCCAGATATTCGGCCGTTTGCAGCGTAACCATGAAGAGTTGATGACAGGCACCCTCTCAGGGCTAATCCGTACCCTGAAAAGCAACTTCAAGGCGATGTCCGAATCGGACGATTTCCATTTCTGTTATGAACTGGCACACAGGCAGAGGCGCGAAATCATTCACTATCGCAACACTCATGCCTGTATCAGCCCACTGGAGTCGCGGCTGCTGAAAACCGCCTCAGAGCTGGCCAGCGATTTGGTGCTGGTGCTGCGGGCTTTCAAGGCGTTGGAGTCACCGGACAAAACGCTGCTCAATGCTCCCGCGATGCAGACCCACAGAGATCCCCTGCTCGGGCTGATCACGGGTGTCAGAACCATGCTGATTTTCCTGATCGGCGCCGGTATCTGGATTGGCACCGCATCCAGCGCAGCACTGATGATAATGACCATGCCGGTGATATTCTCCATCATGATGGCCAGGCTACCCTTACCCCTTTTGAGTATGATCCTGCGGCGGCTGCTGATAGGGGTGATGATTGCCATTCCGGTCGCGATATTTTACGCCCTCGAACTACTGGCCCAGAGCAGCGGTGATATTGAGATCATGTTGTTGGTATTGGCAGGTCCCTTCTTTATTGGCCTGATGGCACTGGCCAATCGTGCCACCCTGCCCTACGGCCTGGGATTTTGCATCCCATTCGCCATTTTGGTCAGCCCCAGCAAAGACATGACCCAGGCCTTTGCCATAGACAGCACCCTGAGCAAAGCGATGGCCATCTTTGTCGGCGTCAGCATCCTCTATTGGCTGTTTAAGCTGGTGACAGAGCCAGGAGTCAAAATGATGCAGCAACGCCTGCTCAACGCCACTCGCAAAGATCTGATTGATATGGTCAAACAGGACAAGCCAGAGGACTGGTTCAATGCCCGCATGGCAGATCGCCTGCTGCGCTTGGCCAATTATGAACGCAGCAGCCAGAGCAGCAACCGAACCCTGACCGACTTAGGCCTTACCGGCCTTAACCTGGGCCATGTTTCGGTGCGCCTGCGCCGCCTGCTGGCCAGCATCAGCGACAGCCAACTCGACGAACTGCTGCAAGACTGGCAGTTGGCACTCGCCAACGCTTTTATCCTCTGTTCCCGCGGCGAAAACCCACCCGAGTTCCGTGCCAGCTGCGAACGCCTCTTGGCCCGGCTGCAAACCGATGGTTTGGCACAGGAGCAATTGGAGATGGTTCAGGGGATGTTTGAGCGCCTGATAATGACCTTTGAGCGCAGCGCTGCCATGATAAGCAATGCCAATGCACCCGCGACCCAAGCTGAGTCTGTGCCAAAGCAAGAGCAAGAGTCTACCTCCGAACAAAAGCCTTAG
- a CDS encoding HlyD family secretion protein, producing the protein MAKVLRISITLLLVLAAIVAGYWIWNHYLYSPWTRDGRVRAEVITLSADVSGWVTQLNVRDNQQVKAGDLLFQVDDTRYQATSTELAAELENKLYAWELAKHKYERRKNLTGREVISEEDLETARINTELAKASYNLAKARLDSSKIDLQRTQVHSPADGTIINLSLRQGNYVNQGKAVLSLVKQGSFYVTGYFEETKLPLIKIGQKAKISLMSGGEPLRGEVVSIGKAIADTNTNANGQLLPQIQQSFNWVRLAQRIPVDIKLDPASEERELSAGMTVSIQLQAEE; encoded by the coding sequence ATGGCAAAAGTACTGCGCATCTCCATTACCCTGCTTCTCGTGCTGGCCGCCATAGTGGCCGGATACTGGATTTGGAATCACTACCTCTATTCACCCTGGACCCGTGACGGCCGGGTGCGGGCCGAAGTGATTACGCTCTCGGCCGATGTCTCCGGCTGGGTAACCCAACTGAATGTTAGGGATAACCAGCAAGTCAAAGCCGGCGATCTGCTGTTTCAGGTGGATGATACCCGTTATCAGGCCACCAGTACCGAATTGGCCGCCGAGCTGGAAAACAAACTCTATGCCTGGGAACTGGCCAAACACAAATATGAGCGGCGCAAGAATCTCACCGGCCGCGAGGTGATCAGCGAAGAAGATTTGGAAACGGCACGGATCAACACTGAGTTGGCCAAAGCCAGCTACAACTTGGCAAAGGCCAGACTCGACAGCAGCAAAATAGATCTGCAGCGCACCCAGGTCCACTCCCCCGCCGATGGCACCATAATCAACCTCAGCCTGCGTCAGGGCAACTATGTCAACCAGGGCAAGGCGGTATTGTCTCTGGTTAAACAAGGCTCTTTCTATGTCACAGGTTACTTTGAAGAAACCAAGCTGCCGCTGATAAAGATAGGCCAAAAGGCCAAAATCAGCCTGATGAGTGGTGGCGAGCCGCTCAGGGGCGAAGTAGTTAGCATAGGCAAGGCGATTGCCGACACTAATACCAATGCCAATGGCCAACTGCTGCCGCAAATTCAACAAAGCTTCAACTGGGTCAGGCTGGCACAGAGGATCCCTGTAGATATCAAGCTGGACCCGGCTTCAGAAGAACGTGAACTCAGCGCCGGAATGACGGTTTCCATCCAACTGCAAGCCGAAGAATAA
- a CDS encoding DUF1656 domain-containing protein, which yields MLEELALGGLLFSPLVLFAPLALVLWFLTRLVLHWTGLYAKIWRVAWFEVALFVCYLALIIYLFEN from the coding sequence ATGCTTGAAGAATTAGCCTTGGGAGGATTGCTGTTCAGTCCTTTGGTTCTCTTCGCACCTCTTGCGCTCGTACTCTGGTTTCTGACCAGACTGGTCCTTCACTGGACCGGGCTGTATGCAAAAATCTGGCGAGTGGCCTGGTTCGAAGTCGCCCTGTTCGTGTGCTATCTGGCACTGATTATCTACCTGTTTGAGAATTGA
- a CDS encoding M48 family metallopeptidase produces the protein MNNRILGLLAILFVGLLSGCSTTQSPTGRSQMLLFSPEQINQMGTASFEQIKAKEKQSQDKAASAYVACVAQRITSLLPQQHWQWVLFDSEQVNAFALPGGHIGVYTGLLKVANNEDQLATVIGHEIAHVLAQHGNEQASRAQLSNTGMQLAGAALGMGQVANADLYMAALGLGVQVGYILPYGRAQESEADVMGLELMARAGFDPSAGVTLWQNMAKAGGSQGPELLSTHPSNENRIAQLRDLQAQMMPLYQASKGKFRSCQR, from the coding sequence ATGAATAACCGAATTCTCGGCCTGCTGGCCATACTCTTTGTGGGTTTGCTCTCGGGCTGCTCTACTACCCAGTCGCCCACTGGGCGCTCGCAGATGCTACTGTTTTCACCCGAGCAGATAAACCAGATGGGCACCGCCTCTTTCGAGCAGATAAAAGCAAAGGAGAAGCAGAGCCAGGACAAAGCGGCCAGTGCCTATGTTGCCTGCGTGGCGCAGCGTATTACCTCTTTGTTGCCGCAGCAACATTGGCAATGGGTGCTGTTTGACTCGGAGCAGGTCAACGCCTTTGCCCTGCCCGGAGGGCATATCGGTGTCTATACCGGGCTTCTCAAGGTGGCTAACAATGAAGACCAACTGGCAACGGTAATCGGCCATGAGATAGCCCATGTGCTGGCGCAGCACGGTAATGAGCAGGCCTCACGGGCCCAACTCAGCAATACCGGCATGCAGTTGGCCGGTGCTGCATTGGGGATGGGGCAGGTAGCCAATGCCGATCTCTATATGGCGGCTCTGGGGCTTGGGGTGCAGGTGGGCTATATCTTACCCTATGGCCGGGCGCAGGAGTCCGAGGCCGATGTGATGGGGCTGGAGCTGATGGCCAGGGCCGGCTTCGATCCCAGTGCCGGGGTGACCTTGTGGCAAAACATGGCCAAGGCGGGTGGCAGTCAGGGGCCGGAGCTCTTATCGACTCATCCATCCAATGAGAACCGCATTGCCCAGTTGCGTGATTTACAAGCGCAGATGATGCCGCTCTATCAGGCGAGCAAGGGTAAGTTTCGCTCTTGCCAAAGATGA
- a CDS encoding FKBP-type peptidyl-prolyl cis-trans isomerase yields MSDKFTSVEQQASYGVGRQLGEQLAANSFEGLDIPAVQAGLADAFDGKESVVSLEDLQVAFSEISQRLQKAQEEAAEAASAEGNAFLAENAKREGVVTTESGLQYEIINEGSGAKPSYDSNVRTHYHGTFIDGKVFDSSVTRGQPAEFPVSGVIAGWTEALQLMPVGAKYKLYVPHHLAYGERGAGAAIPPYSTLVFEVELLDIL; encoded by the coding sequence ATGTCTGATAAGTTCACCAGTGTTGAACAACAAGCCAGCTACGGCGTAGGTCGCCAGTTGGGTGAGCAACTGGCCGCCAACTCTTTTGAAGGTCTGGATATTCCAGCCGTTCAAGCCGGTCTGGCCGATGCATTTGACGGCAAAGAGAGTGTTGTTTCCCTGGAAGATCTGCAGGTTGCTTTCTCTGAAATCAGCCAGCGTCTGCAGAAGGCTCAGGAAGAGGCTGCCGAAGCCGCTTCTGCCGAAGGCAACGCTTTCCTGGCTGAAAACGCCAAGCGTGAAGGTGTGGTGACTACCGAATCAGGTCTGCAGTACGAAATCATCAACGAAGGCTCAGGCGCGAAGCCAAGCTATGATTCCAATGTTCGTACTCACTATCACGGTACCTTTATCGACGGTAAAGTATTCGACAGTTCAGTGACCCGTGGTCAGCCTGCCGAATTTCCGGTTTCCGGCGTGATTGCCGGTTGGACCGAAGCGCTGCAATTGATGCCGGTTGGCGCCAAGTACAAGCTGTATGTACCGCATCACCTGGCCTACGGCGAGCGCGGTGCCGGGGCGGCTATCCCGCCTTATTCCACTCTGGTTTTTGAAGTGGAATTGCTGGACATTCTGTAA
- the dapB gene encoding 4-hydroxy-tetrahydrodipicolinate reductase encodes MSGHVRVAVAGSSGRMGRTLIEAAAHSSRIILGAAIERAGSTLVGVDAGELAGVGCLHVRVSDSLDQVADDFDVLVDFTSPEGTLSNLDWCARHHKAIVIGTTGFNSAQKAQIEAFAEQMPVVLAPNMSVGVNLMWKLLELAAEVMGDYTDIEIIEGHHRHKKDAPSGTALKMGEVIANTLGRDLEKVAVYGREGITGERERDTIGFATIRAGDLVGEHTAMFADMGERLEITHKASSRMTFANGAMRAALWLQEQDAGLYDMQQVLGLKPL; translated from the coding sequence ATGAGTGGACATGTCAGAGTTGCGGTTGCCGGAAGCAGCGGCCGTATGGGGCGTACCCTGATAGAAGCGGCCGCGCATTCCAGCCGGATCATTCTGGGCGCGGCCATCGAGCGAGCAGGCTCGACTCTGGTGGGAGTCGATGCCGGAGAGTTGGCCGGAGTCGGTTGTCTCCATGTCCGGGTCAGCGATAGCCTGGATCAGGTTGCCGATGACTTCGATGTGTTGGTGGATTTCACCAGCCCGGAAGGCACCCTCAGCAATCTGGATTGGTGTGCCCGCCATCATAAGGCGATAGTGATAGGCACTACAGGTTTCAACTCGGCGCAAAAGGCGCAGATTGAGGCCTTTGCCGAGCAGATGCCTGTGGTCTTGGCACCCAATATGTCGGTTGGGGTTAACCTAATGTGGAAGCTGCTGGAACTGGCTGCGGAAGTCATGGGTGATTATACCGACATAGAGATCATCGAAGGTCATCACAGACACAAGAAGGATGCTCCTTCAGGTACCGCCTTGAAGATGGGGGAAGTGATTGCCAACACGCTGGGGCGGGATCTGGAAAAAGTGGCCGTTTATGGCCGCGAAGGGATCACCGGCGAGCGTGAGCGCGACACCATAGGTTTTGCCACTATCAGGGCGGGCGACTTGGTGGGTGAGCATACCGCCATGTTTGCCGATATGGGCGAGCGTTTGGAGATCACCCACAAGGCTTCCAGCCGAATGACCTTTGCCAACGGTGCCATGCGTGCGGCACTTTGGCTACAGGAACAGGATGCCGGGCTCTACGACATGCAACAGGTATTGGGGTTGAAACCCCTGTGA
- the carA gene encoding glutamine-hydrolyzing carbamoyl-phosphate synthase small subunit: MTKSALLVLEDGSVFSGTAIGADGIAVGEVVFNTSMTGYQEILTDPSYSRQIVTLTYPHIGNTGTNDEDTESDAVHACGLIIRDLPLLASNFRNQQSLSDYLKANKVVGIADIDTRKLTRILREKGAQAGCILVGEQDVDKALAAAKAFPGLKGMDLAKEVTTDKSYTWRKGTWRLESGLPVDTPESELKYKVVAYDYGVKQNILRMLVDRGCDVTVVPAQTPASEVLAMAPDGVFLSNGPGDPEPCDYAIKAIQQILETDIPVFGICLGHQLLALANGAKTLKMKFGHHGANHPVSDIDKGTVMITSQNHGFAADEATLPANIKVTHKSLFDGSLQGIHLTDKPAFSFQGHPEASPGPHDCAPLFDHFIELIEQYRHQVKL, translated from the coding sequence TTGACAAAGTCTGCCTTACTCGTACTCGAAGATGGAAGCGTATTTTCCGGCACAGCAATAGGTGCCGATGGTATTGCAGTTGGAGAAGTCGTTTTTAACACTTCGATGACCGGATATCAAGAAATCCTCACCGATCCATCTTATTCTCGCCAGATAGTAACTCTAACCTACCCACATATCGGTAATACCGGTACCAACGATGAAGACACAGAATCCGATGCAGTTCATGCCTGTGGTCTTATTATTCGTGATCTTCCCCTCCTCGCCAGTAACTTCCGTAACCAACAATCCCTCAGTGATTACCTCAAAGCCAACAAGGTGGTCGGTATCGCCGATATCGACACCCGTAAGCTGACCCGTATTCTGCGGGAGAAGGGCGCTCAGGCCGGTTGCATTCTGGTGGGTGAACAGGACGTAGACAAGGCGCTGGCCGCCGCCAAGGCCTTCCCTGGGCTGAAAGGCATGGACTTGGCCAAGGAAGTGACGACCGACAAGTCTTACACCTGGCGCAAGGGAACCTGGCGTTTGGAGAGCGGCCTGCCGGTCGATACTCCCGAGTCAGAACTCAAGTACAAGGTAGTGGCTTATGACTATGGCGTGAAGCAGAACATACTGCGAATGCTGGTAGACAGAGGCTGTGATGTGACTGTGGTTCCTGCACAAACGCCTGCCAGTGAAGTGCTGGCGATGGCACCGGATGGGGTATTCCTCTCCAACGGCCCCGGTGACCCGGAGCCATGTGACTACGCCATCAAGGCGATTCAGCAAATTCTCGAAACCGATATCCCGGTATTCGGCATCTGCCTTGGCCACCAACTGCTGGCACTGGCCAATGGTGCCAAGACGCTGAAGATGAAGTTTGGTCACCACGGTGCTAACCACCCGGTAAGCGATATTGACAAAGGCACTGTGATGATCACCAGTCAGAACCATGGTTTTGCTGCCGACGAAGCCACACTGCCAGCCAACATCAAGGTGACTCACAAGTCGTTGTTTGATGGCTCACTGCAGGGGATCCACCTGACAGACAAGCCGGCCTTCAGCTTCCAGGGGCACCCTGAAGCGAGTCCAGGGCCGCACGATTGTGCGCCACTGTTCGATCACTTTATCGAACTGATTGAGCAATACCGTCACCAAGTCAAGCTGTAA
- the carB gene encoding carbamoyl-phosphate synthase large subunit, with product MPKRTDIQSILILGAGPIVIGQACEFDYSGAQACKALREEGYRVILVNSNPATIMTDPEMADATYIEPIHWEVVRNIIAKERPDAILPTMGGQTALNCALELEAKGVLKEFDVEMIGATADAIDKAEDRARFDKAMKSIGLECPRAGIAHSMEDAHKVLDQVGFPCIIRPSFTMGGSGGGIAYNVEEFEEICTRGLDLSPTNELLIDESLIGWKEYEMEVVRDRNDNCIIVCAIENFDPMGVHTGDSITVAPAQTLTDKEYQLMRNASMAVLREIGVETGGSNVQFGINPKDGRMVIIEMNPRVSRSSALASKATGFPIAKVAAKLAVGFTLDELMNDITGGLTPASFEPSIDYVVTKIPRFNFEKFAGSNDRLTTQMKSVGEVMAIGRTFQESMQKALRGLETGMTGFDPIVDINEPEALAKIRYELQDVGPERPWYIADAFRAGMSMEGIRRITNIDPWFLVQIEDLVLQEEKVKEGGWSGLSQEFLRKLKRKGFSDARLASLLGVSESEVRKLRHKYELFPVYKRVDTCAAEFATDTAYMYSTYEEECEANPSDKDKIMVIGGGPNRIGQGIEFDYCCVHAALAMREDGYETIMVNCNPETVSTDYDTSDRLYFEPVTLEDVLEIVRVEQPKGVIVQYGGQTPLKLARALEAAGVPIIGTSPDAIDRAEDRERFQQAVERLGLKQPENSTVTNLEQAVLDAERIGYPLVVRPSYVLGGRAMEIVYDEQDLRRYFNEAVSVSNESPVLLDRFLDDATEVDVDAVCDGKDVVIGGIMEHIEQAGVHSGDSGCSLPPYTLSKAIQDEMREQVRKLALELGVVGLMNVQFAVKSDVIYLIEVNPRAARTVPFVSKATGVPLAKIAARVMAGTSLAEQQHTQEVIPPYYSVKEVVLPFNKFPGVDPLLGPEMRSTGEVMGVGDTFAEAYAKAQLGSVKDVPKSGRALLSVRHSDKKRVSDLAAKLIELGYELDATHGTAVVLGEAGINPRLVNKVHEGRPHILDRIKNGEYTYIVNTTEGRQAIEDSRQLRRGALQHKVNYTTTMNAAFATCMAHDADDRSNVASVQELHARVNK from the coding sequence ATGCCAAAACGTACTGATATCCAAAGTATTCTTATCCTGGGTGCCGGCCCAATCGTTATCGGTCAGGCCTGTGAGTTTGACTATTCGGGAGCCCAGGCCTGTAAGGCGCTGAGAGAAGAGGGTTACCGGGTCATTCTGGTGAACTCCAACCCTGCAACCATTATGACAGACCCGGAAATGGCCGATGCCACATACATCGAGCCTATCCACTGGGAAGTGGTGCGCAACATTATCGCCAAAGAACGCCCCGATGCGATTCTGCCAACCATGGGCGGCCAGACGGCGCTGAACTGTGCCCTGGAACTGGAAGCCAAAGGCGTATTGAAAGAGTTTGATGTCGAGATGATCGGCGCCACTGCCGATGCCATCGACAAGGCCGAAGACCGTGCCCGTTTTGACAAGGCGATGAAGAGTATCGGCCTCGAGTGTCCCCGTGCCGGTATTGCCCACAGCATGGAAGATGCACACAAGGTGCTGGATCAAGTGGGCTTCCCCTGCATCATTCGCCCCTCTTTCACCATGGGCGGCAGCGGCGGCGGTATCGCTTACAACGTCGAAGAGTTTGAAGAGATCTGTACCCGGGGTCTGGACTTGTCGCCGACCAATGAGCTGCTGATTGACGAGTCGCTGATTGGCTGGAAAGAGTATGAGATGGAAGTGGTGCGCGATCGCAACGACAACTGCATCATAGTCTGCGCCATCGAAAACTTTGACCCCATGGGCGTGCACACAGGTGACTCCATTACAGTGGCACCGGCCCAGACCCTGACTGACAAAGAATATCAACTGATGCGTAACGCCTCCATGGCGGTGCTTCGGGAAATCGGCGTTGAAACCGGTGGCTCCAACGTGCAGTTTGGTATTAACCCCAAAGATGGTCGCATGGTGATCATCGAGATGAACCCAAGGGTATCGCGCTCATCTGCGCTGGCCTCCAAGGCGACCGGTTTCCCGATTGCCAAGGTTGCGGCCAAGTTGGCGGTGGGCTTTACCCTGGATGAGCTGATGAACGACATTACCGGCGGTCTGACCCCGGCTTCGTTCGAGCCCTCTATCGACTATGTAGTTACCAAAATCCCTCGCTTCAACTTCGAGAAGTTTGCCGGTTCCAACGACCGCCTGACCACTCAGATGAAGTCTGTCGGTGAAGTGATGGCCATCGGCCGTACCTTCCAGGAGTCGATGCAAAAAGCTCTGCGCGGCCTGGAAACCGGGATGACAGGTTTTGACCCTATCGTGGATATCAACGAGCCGGAAGCCCTGGCCAAGATACGTTACGAATTGCAGGATGTGGGCCCTGAGCGTCCTTGGTATATCGCTGATGCTTTCCGCGCCGGTATGTCCATGGAAGGTATTCGCCGCATCACCAACATAGACCCTTGGTTCCTGGTGCAGATTGAAGATCTGGTACTGCAGGAAGAGAAGGTCAAGGAAGGTGGCTGGAGCGGTCTTTCCCAGGAATTCCTGCGCAAGCTGAAGCGCAAAGGTTTCTCCGATGCGCGCCTGGCGTCACTGCTGGGGGTTTCTGAAAGTGAAGTGCGCAAACTGCGTCACAAGTATGAGCTCTTCCCTGTCTACAAGCGGGTAGATACCTGCGCCGCCGAGTTCGCCACGGATACCGCCTACATGTACTCCACCTACGAGGAAGAGTGTGAGGCCAATCCGTCCGATAAAGACAAGATCATGGTGATAGGTGGCGGCCCCAACCGTATCGGTCAGGGTATCGAGTTCGACTACTGCTGTGTGCACGCAGCGCTGGCGATGCGTGAAGACGGCTATGAAACCATCATGGTTAACTGTAACCCTGAAACCGTTTCCACCGACTATGACACCTCTGACAGACTCTACTTTGAACCTGTTACCCTGGAAGACGTACTGGAAATCGTGCGGGTTGAGCAGCCCAAAGGGGTTATCGTGCAGTATGGTGGCCAAACGCCACTGAAACTGGCCCGCGCCCTGGAAGCCGCAGGTGTGCCCATCATAGGGACCAGCCCGGATGCCATCGACCGCGCCGAAGACCGTGAGCGCTTCCAACAAGCGGTTGAGCGTTTGGGGCTGAAACAGCCTGAAAACAGCACAGTGACCAACCTGGAGCAGGCGGTACTGGATGCCGAGCGTATAGGCTACCCCCTGGTGGTTCGTCCCTCCTATGTTCTGGGTGGCCGGGCGATGGAAATCGTCTACGACGAGCAGGATCTGCGCCGTTACTTCAACGAAGCCGTCAGTGTATCCAACGAGTCGCCGGTACTGCTGGATCGCTTCCTGGATGACGCCACCGAAGTAGACGTGGATGCCGTTTGTGATGGCAAGGACGTGGTTATCGGCGGGATCATGGAGCATATTGAGCAGGCCGGTGTTCACTCAGGTGACTCAGGTTGTTCACTGCCTCCTTACACTCTCTCCAAGGCGATTCAGGACGAGATGCGCGAGCAGGTACGCAAGCTGGCGCTGGAGCTGGGCGTTGTCGGTCTGATGAATGTGCAGTTTGCGGTCAAGAGCGACGTGATTTACCTGATTGAGGTAAATCCGCGCGCCGCCCGCACAGTGCCTTTCGTTTCCAAGGCCACAGGTGTGCCTCTGGCCAAGATTGCCGCCCGGGTAATGGCCGGCACTTCACTGGCCGAACAGCAACATACTCAGGAAGTGATCCCGCCTTACTACTCGGTGAAAGAAGTGGTTCTGCCGTTCAACAAGTTCCCGGGTGTTGACCCTCTGCTCGGCCCTGAAATGCGCTCTACCGGTGAGGTGATGGGTGTGGGTGATACCTTCGCCGAAGCCTACGCCAAGGCGCAACTGGGCTCAGTGAAAGATGTGCCCAAGTCAGGCCGCGCCCTGTTGTCTGTTCGTCACAGCGACAAGAAGCGGGTTTCGGATCTGGCGGCCAAGCTGATTGAACTCGGCTATGAGCTGGATGCCACCCACGGCACGGCTGTGGTGCTGGGTGAAGCGGGTATCAATCCCCGCCTGGTGAACAAGGTGCATGAAGGTCGTCCACACATTCTTGACCGGATCAAGAACGGTGAATACACCTACATAGTGAATACCACGGAGGGTCGTCAGGCCATCGAGGATTCCAGACAGCTGCGCCGCGGCGCGCTGCAGCACAAGGTGAACTACACCACCACCATGAATGCGGCTTTTGCAACCTGTATGGCCCATGATGCCGACGACAGAAGCAATGTTGCCTCAGTGCAGGAACTGCACGCGAGAGTCAACAAGTAA